One segment of Gammaproteobacteria bacterium DNA contains the following:
- a CDS encoding O-antigen polymerase: MNTLICAIIISIIGLINYRFSKKIFHPAVIFSGYWAILLLLLVVLPNDYYALSNKTLLIFTTGILCFSYGGFLSRFVINSQSQPNYILSGTNETSSRSWIPSTLLAGLVLCVLLFPYYCYYLYQISLTHQHEFLQYHYLNPLSKFFMTLRQAVVYNKGLGIFKYLIAWFGFLSLVALIEYYSHKTLKNKLIVVGFFITVLLYCLLTTARMAVIYFLFSFFSMYFILVRKLELKKIFISGLFIICAFIIPAIIMHKGVHLNTGISSTSNLLSLIKNIELYLLGGIVAFNETVIYPVLTIPFPHDYSLSFFLKIAHLFNNDIIIPAAIFPYINIPDPTNVYTLFFSWFLDFDWPGIIILFSILGFITTLCFHYATRKNPIALMFYAHIVAGLLLSNFFDAFLVGLSFWLQLFIFTFLIYKVPLVLNSFYKIKVKHASNS, translated from the coding sequence ATGAACACACTTATATGCGCCATCATCATTAGTATCATAGGACTAATCAATTATCGTTTTAGCAAAAAAATATTTCATCCTGCCGTCATATTTTCAGGTTACTGGGCAATCTTGCTATTACTCTTGGTGGTTTTACCCAATGATTATTATGCATTGAGCAATAAAACTTTACTGATTTTCACTACTGGAATTTTGTGTTTTAGTTACGGGGGCTTCCTCAGTAGATTTGTTATAAATAGCCAATCTCAACCAAATTATATTCTTTCTGGAACTAACGAGACATCCTCGCGATCATGGATTCCATCTACCTTGCTCGCAGGCTTGGTACTGTGTGTGTTACTTTTTCCCTATTATTGCTATTACCTTTATCAAATATCCCTAACACATCAACATGAATTTTTGCAATATCATTACTTAAATCCACTTAGCAAATTTTTCATGACACTGCGGCAAGCCGTGGTATACAATAAAGGCTTAGGTATATTTAAATATTTAATTGCCTGGTTCGGCTTTTTATCTCTTGTTGCCCTCATTGAATACTATTCTCATAAAACCCTAAAAAATAAACTTATTGTCGTGGGTTTTTTTATCACAGTACTACTGTATTGTCTCTTAACAACGGCTAGAATGGCCGTAATTTATTTTCTATTTAGTTTTTTTAGCATGTATTTCATACTGGTAAGAAAATTAGAACTAAAAAAAATATTTATCAGTGGCTTATTCATCATTTGTGCTTTTATTATACCTGCCATCATTATGCATAAAGGGGTTCACCTGAATACAGGCATCTCATCGACATCTAACCTCTTATCACTTATAAAAAATATAGAGTTATATCTACTGGGGGGAATTGTTGCCTTTAATGAAACTGTAATTTACCCTGTATTAACCATTCCATTTCCACACGATTATAGTCTCAGCTTTTTTCTTAAAATTGCCCACCTATTTAACAATGATATTATTATACCAGCAGCGATATTTCCTTATATCAATATTCCAGATCCAACCAATGTCTATACGCTCTTTTTCTCCTGGTTTTTAGATTTTGATTGGCCAGGCATTATTATACTTTTTAGTATTTTAGGCTTTATAACTACCCTCTGCTTTCATTACGCTACCCGCAAAAATCCTATAGCTCTGATGTTTTATGCTCATATAGTTGCCGGATTATTACTGAGTAATTTTTTTGATGCATTTTTAGTAGGATTAAGCTTTTGGTTACAACTCTTTATCT
- a CDS encoding GtrA family protein, with protein sequence MKASKDQFISFVKNGLIDPTFLRYLVVGVINTIVGMGSTLTAFHVFGVNYALAYLIGTLIGVVCSFILNKYFTFKSGHHWHKEAFKFFIVFVIAYLASNLCLVGVVELLKMPHDIGFLCGMVCYTLIGYTLNKKVVFKV encoded by the coding sequence ATGAAAGCAAGCAAAGACCAATTTATATCATTCGTAAAAAATGGACTAATAGATCCGACATTTCTTAGATACCTGGTGGTTGGGGTTATCAATACCATTGTCGGTATGGGGTCAACCTTGACTGCATTTCACGTGTTCGGAGTGAATTATGCTCTGGCCTATCTGATTGGCACTTTAATTGGTGTCGTCTGTAGTTTTATATTGAATAAATATTTTACCTTTAAGAGTGGTCATCACTGGCACAAAGAAGCGTTCAAGTTTTTCATTGTGTTTGTCATTGCTTACTTAGCCAGCAACCTCTGCCTGGTTGGGGTTGTCGAGTTGCTGAAAATGCCGCATGATATCGGTTTCTTATGTGGCATGGTTTGTTATACTTTGATTGGTTATACCCTAAACAAGAAAGTAGTATTTAAAGTTTGA
- the gyrA gene encoding DNA gyrase subunit A, whose product MLTHSKEITRISIEQEMKQSYLDYAMSVIVGRALPDARDGLKPVHRRVLFAMQQLGNDWNKPYKKSARIVGDVIGKYHPHGDSAVYDTIVRMAQPFSLRYLLVDGQGNFGSVDGDAPAAMRYTEIRMSKLAHALLADLEKETVDHVLNYDETEQVPVVLPTRIPNLLVNGSSGIAVGMATNIPPHNLNETIGACIALLDNKEVTIDELMTHLPGPDFPTAGIINGRAGILQAYRTGRGRVLLRAKTNIEINENTGKQAIIVNELPYQVNKARLLEKIGELVKDKKVEGITAIRDESDREGMRIVIEARRGENAEVLLNNLFLQTQLQVTFGINMVALDHGQPRVMNLKELLEAFISHRREVVTRRTIYDLRKARERAHLLEGLAVALANIDHLIALIKGSVSPAEAKEKLLAEVWAPGLVVDLLQQNGSEISRPENLTEGYGLLASGYRLSPAQAQAILDLRLHRLTGLEKEKILQEYQDLLRLIQDLLEILGNPERLIQVIREELLEVKEQFGDARRTQIMESEEDFTMEDLIPEEAVVVTVSHGGYAKTQPITDYQAQKRGGKGKSAAAMKEEDFIEHLIVASTHDTLLCFSNRGKVYWLKTYLLPQASRLARGRPLVNLLPLTEGERISAILSLREYTQNQYVVMATARGTIKKVALPDFSRPRNDGIIAVVLEEGDELVGVDITDGEREIMLFSDAGKVVRFHESHLRPMGRKTRGVRGIRLKSTQRVIAMIIARAEGTILTATANGYGKRTSIEEYRQSARGAQGVISIRVNERNGEVVGALEVADSDELMLISDQGRLIRTRVDEISLVGRSAQGVKLIRLNEAEHLVGIERIVDVQT is encoded by the coding sequence ATGCTCACCCACTCCAAAGAAATCACTCGCATATCCATCGAACAAGAAATGAAGCAATCCTACCTAGATTACGCCATGAGCGTTATTGTAGGCAGGGCTTTGCCCGATGCACGTGATGGGCTTAAACCCGTACATCGGCGGGTGCTATTTGCCATGCAGCAATTGGGCAATGATTGGAACAAACCGTATAAAAAATCTGCGCGTATCGTCGGTGATGTGATCGGTAAATACCATCCGCATGGCGATAGTGCCGTATATGACACGATCGTACGTATGGCGCAGCCATTTTCTTTGCGCTATTTGTTGGTCGATGGTCAAGGTAACTTTGGTTCAGTCGATGGCGATGCCCCTGCAGCCATGCGTTATACCGAAATCCGCATGTCAAAATTGGCGCATGCTTTACTGGCGGATCTGGAAAAAGAAACTGTCGATCATGTGCTCAACTATGATGAAACTGAGCAGGTACCCGTCGTATTACCCACGCGTATACCCAATCTATTGGTTAACGGTTCATCGGGTATCGCCGTCGGCATGGCAACCAATATCCCTCCGCATAATCTCAACGAGACCATAGGCGCCTGTATCGCTTTACTGGACAATAAAGAAGTCACCATTGATGAATTAATGACGCACTTGCCAGGCCCAGATTTCCCCACGGCCGGCATTATCAATGGCCGTGCCGGTATTTTACAAGCCTATCGTACTGGCCGCGGTCGCGTACTATTACGCGCTAAAACCAATATAGAAATTAATGAAAATACTGGCAAACAAGCCATTATCGTTAATGAATTGCCTTACCAGGTCAATAAGGCACGCCTCTTAGAAAAAATTGGCGAACTGGTCAAAGATAAAAAAGTCGAAGGTATCACCGCCATACGCGATGAGTCTGACCGTGAAGGCATGCGAATTGTGATTGAAGCGCGTCGCGGTGAAAACGCCGAAGTATTGCTGAATAATCTGTTTTTACAAACGCAGTTGCAGGTTACCTTTGGCATCAACATGGTGGCTTTAGATCACGGCCAACCGCGTGTGATGAATCTCAAAGAATTGCTAGAAGCTTTCATTTCTCATCGCCGTGAAGTAGTCACCCGTCGCACGATCTATGATTTGCGCAAAGCACGCGAGCGCGCGCATCTATTGGAAGGTTTGGCTGTCGCGCTAGCTAATATTGACCATCTCATTGCTTTAATTAAAGGCTCAGTCAGCCCGGCGGAAGCTAAAGAAAAGCTGTTAGCAGAAGTATGGGCACCTGGTTTAGTTGTTGATTTGCTACAGCAAAATGGCAGTGAAATTTCTCGGCCTGAAAATCTAACTGAAGGATATGGATTACTCGCCTCGGGTTATCGCTTATCACCGGCGCAGGCACAGGCCATTTTGGACTTAAGGCTACATCGCTTGACTGGTCTGGAAAAAGAAAAAATTCTCCAAGAATATCAAGATTTATTGCGCCTTATACAAGATTTATTAGAAATTCTTGGCAATCCAGAGCGTCTAATACAGGTTATCCGTGAAGAATTGCTAGAAGTGAAAGAACAATTTGGTGATGCACGCCGCACACAAATCATGGAGAGTGAAGAAGATTTCACCATGGAAGATCTAATTCCTGAAGAAGCAGTGGTGGTCACGGTATCGCATGGTGGTTATGCTAAAACTCAGCCTATCACTGATTATCAGGCGCAAAAGCGCGGTGGTAAAGGTAAATCTGCTGCAGCCATGAAAGAAGAAGATTTCATCGAGCATTTGATTGTCGCCAGCACCCATGACACCTTATTATGTTTTTCAAACCGCGGCAAAGTGTATTGGTTAAAAACTTATTTATTACCGCAGGCCAGTCGTCTGGCGCGCGGCCGACCGCTAGTGAATCTGTTGCCTTTAACTGAGGGTGAGCGTATCAGTGCCATACTGAGTTTGCGTGAATACACCCAGAATCAGTATGTAGTGATGGCCACAGCGCGTGGCACCATTAAAAAAGTCGCATTACCTGATTTTTCTCGTCCACGTAACGATGGCATTATCGCCGTAGTTTTGGAAGAAGGTGATGAATTGGTGGGTGTGGATATTACTGATGGTGAGCGCGAGATTATGTTATTTAGTGATGCAGGCAAAGTAGTGCGCTTCCATGAATCACATCTGCGTCCTATGGGACGCAAGACACGCGGTGTACGCGGTATTCGTCTCAAATCCACGCAGCGTGTTATTGCGATGATTATTGCCAGAGCAGAGGGTACGATTTTAACCGCTACAGCTAATGGCTATGGTAAACGCACTTCTATTGAAGAATATCGCCAATCAGCCCGTGGCGCTCAGGGTGTTATCTCTATCCGTGTCAATGAACGTAATGGCGAAGTCGTGGGTGCTTTGGAAGTTGCTGACAGTGATGAACTCATGCTGATTAGCGACCAGGGTCGTTTAATACGCACCCGGGTCGATGAAATTTCTCTGGTAGGCAGAAGCGCCCAGGGGGTTAAGCTGATCCGTTTAAATGAAGCTGAGCATTTAGTCGGTATTGAGCGCATTGTTGATGTGCAGACATAG
- the serC gene encoding 3-phosphoserine/phosphohydroxythreonine transaminase, with translation MPRVYNFNPGPATLPEAVLKQAQDELLNWQGQGLSVLEISHHDPAFLKMVETAEADFRELLAIPENYKVLFLQGGARSQFSMVPLNLLRGKTSADYLDVGIWSKMALTEASRYCNVNIVASGEKQNYISIPEESSWHCDPNAAYLHYADNETVNGLEFSKIPKITEVPLVADMSSNILSRAIDISRFGLIYASAQKNAGPAGLTLVIVREDLLGQALPITPTMFNYKVHADAHSIYNTPPTFIWYMVGLTFKWLKQQGGVSAIEKINQRKSEKLYHFIDNNDFYSNPVDKRYRSRMNVVFRLANENLNALFLQEANAAGLAGLKGHKLVGGMRASIYNPMPEAGIDALISFMQDFARRNG, from the coding sequence ATGCCTAGAGTGTACAATTTCAACCCCGGTCCTGCTACCTTGCCTGAAGCAGTATTAAAACAAGCCCAAGATGAATTGCTTAACTGGCAGGGTCAAGGTTTGTCCGTATTGGAAATTAGTCATCACGATCCGGCTTTTTTAAAAATGGTTGAAACTGCTGAAGCGGATTTTCGCGAATTACTAGCCATTCCAGAAAATTATAAAGTTTTATTCTTGCAGGGTGGGGCGCGCAGCCAGTTTTCCATGGTGCCATTGAATTTATTGCGCGGCAAAACCAGTGCTGATTATCTTGATGTGGGTATTTGGTCAAAGATGGCGTTGACTGAAGCATCACGCTATTGCAACGTGAATATTGTTGCAAGTGGTGAGAAACAAAATTATATCTCCATTCCTGAAGAGTCTTCTTGGCACTGTGATCCTAATGCGGCATATTTGCATTATGCGGATAATGAAACTGTCAACGGGTTGGAATTTAGCAAGATTCCAAAAATAACTGAAGTGCCATTGGTCGCAGATATGTCCTCGAATATTTTATCCCGCGCCATTGATATCTCTCGCTTTGGCTTGATTTACGCTTCAGCCCAAAAAAATGCTGGTCCTGCCGGTCTCACTCTAGTCATTGTGCGCGAAGATTTATTAGGCCAAGCCTTGCCGATCACGCCAACCATGTTCAACTATAAAGTTCATGCAGACGCTCATTCTATCTATAACACCCCGCCTACCTTTATCTGGTATATGGTTGGATTAACGTTTAAATGGTTGAAACAACAAGGTGGCGTAAGCGCGATAGAAAAAATCAATCAGCGTAAATCTGAAAAACTTTATCACTTTATTGACAATAATGATTTTTATAGCAATCCAGTTGATAAGCGTTATCGCTCGCGTATGAATGTGGTATTTCGCTTGGCTAATGAAAATTTAAACGCATTATTTTTACAGGAAGCTAATGCGGCAGGACTTGCAGGTTTGAAAGGTCATAAGTTGGTAGGCGGCATGCGTGCGAGTATCTACAATCCCATGCCTGAAGCTGGCATTGATGCTCTAATTTCATTTATGCAAGATTTTGCTCGACGTAATGGTTGA
- a CDS encoding oligosaccharide flippase family protein: MKFRLDELKKDSLYYFIARMFPAFSGLLSITLFIRLLGREIYGEYALIQAAILFTGNVAPIWLSQSILRYYSRFDSTQQRRIFSTAILFSTLLTTLLFAIGFLIFAITYLHLAPLNLFIATIAVLALIFYNLLVSVQQAMLKPKKIILAEFCRGFFIITLPLGLLFILGIKSYTVLLLGSALTLSIACYVISRGIKIDFAWHSNFTRIIKKVIMPFGIPLTLWIGLSTLLNTSDRYIINYFMDAKAVGTYSAVYDVVYNSFGLMLAPVLYAAHPRIVRLWNQRQEKDSLNLLKKAITLEIIIGIMALLTLSQVAPILTRIILGTNDHSATQLVLPVAAGAICWQMAMLVHKTLELKGKTIRMLIYVCCALVANVIGNIVFIPLYGYVASAYITTLSAFIYMMLVITDTLIARWLTIKQHPFAFKLTAHRKAIL, from the coding sequence ATGAAATTTAGATTGGATGAGCTGAAAAAAGATTCTTTATACTATTTTATCGCTAGAATGTTTCCAGCATTTTCTGGGCTTTTATCTATTACCTTGTTTATACGCTTACTCGGTCGTGAAATCTATGGCGAATATGCCTTAATACAAGCAGCTATTTTGTTTACCGGCAATGTCGCGCCCATCTGGCTATCTCAATCAATATTGCGTTACTACTCACGTTTTGATTCAACTCAACAACGTAGGATTTTTAGCACCGCCATTTTATTCTCAACTTTGCTGACCACTTTATTGTTTGCTATAGGTTTCTTAATTTTTGCAATCACCTATCTGCACTTAGCGCCATTAAATCTATTTATTGCGACTATCGCTGTCCTTGCCTTAATATTTTATAACCTCTTGGTCAGTGTACAACAAGCTATGTTGAAGCCCAAAAAAATTATATTGGCAGAGTTTTGCCGAGGATTTTTTATCATTACATTACCTTTAGGCTTATTGTTTATATTAGGCATCAAAAGCTACACGGTACTATTACTGGGTTCTGCCTTGACCCTTTCTATTGCCTGTTATGTGATATCACGGGGTATAAAAATAGATTTTGCCTGGCATAGCAATTTTACCCGAATAATCAAAAAAGTAATTATGCCATTTGGAATTCCTCTGACACTTTGGATTGGATTATCGACCTTACTCAACACTTCAGACCGATATATCATTAATTATTTCATGGATGCCAAGGCAGTAGGCACCTATTCTGCCGTCTATGATGTGGTATATAACTCCTTTGGCCTGATGCTGGCACCCGTATTATATGCAGCCCATCCACGTATTGTGCGTCTATGGAATCAGCGGCAAGAAAAAGACTCCCTTAACTTATTAAAAAAAGCGATTACGTTAGAAATCATAATTGGCATCATGGCCTTATTGACGTTAAGCCAAGTTGCCCCTATCCTTACCAGAATCATCTTGGGTACAAATGATCACTCTGCAACCCAGTTGGTGCTCCCAGTTGCCGCAGGGGCTATTTGCTGGCAAATGGCTATGTTAGTACATAAGACGTTGGAACTTAAAGGAAAAACAATAAGGATGTTAATATATGTGTGTTGTGCACTGGTTGCTAACGTGATAGGCAATATTGTGTTCATCCCGTTATACGGATATGTTGCCTCAGCGTATATCACCACTTTAAGTGCTTTCATATATATGATGTTAGTCATAACAGATACTTTAATAGCTCGTTGGCTAACAATCAAACAGCATCCTTTTGCATTTAAATTGACTGCACACAGGAAGGCTATTTTATGA
- a CDS encoding glycosyltransferase family 2 protein, whose amino-acid sequence MDLKQSISGHIPHIPAQGIISLIVPLYNEADNILTLYERLVTAMQPLPYAWEMICINDGSQDETLVKLLQLREKDKRIQVVDFSRNFGKEAAMTAGLNLAIGDAMIPVDADLQDPPELIPELVKKWEEGFDVVNAVRNVREGESWLKRMTAHLFYRSINRMSKTKIPEDTGDFRLLSRPVVDALQQIPERRRFMKGLFAWVGFKTATIHYNRPPRHAGKTSWNYWKLWNFALEGITSFSQMPLQFASYLGIIVALTSILYGIFFLIRTLLYGNPIPGYPSLMVSVLFLGGVQLIALGVIGEYLGRVSDESKQRPIYIIRKKWTNRSDIS is encoded by the coding sequence ATGGACTTAAAACAATCAATATCAGGACATATCCCACATATCCCAGCCCAAGGGATAATTAGTTTAATAGTTCCGCTGTACAATGAAGCTGATAATATCTTAACCCTTTATGAGCGCCTGGTCACGGCAATGCAACCTCTACCTTATGCATGGGAAATGATCTGCATTAATGATGGCAGCCAAGATGAAACTCTGGTAAAATTACTACAATTACGGGAAAAAGACAAAAGAATACAAGTTGTTGATTTTTCAAGAAATTTTGGCAAGGAAGCCGCCATGACAGCGGGCCTTAATCTGGCTATTGGGGATGCGATGATTCCGGTGGATGCAGACTTACAGGATCCTCCTGAATTAATCCCTGAACTGGTGAAAAAGTGGGAAGAAGGTTTTGATGTGGTCAATGCAGTCCGCAATGTGCGTGAAGGAGAAAGTTGGCTCAAGCGCATGACTGCCCACCTGTTTTACCGTTCTATTAACCGAATGAGTAAAACTAAAATCCCTGAGGATACCGGTGATTTTCGACTTCTTTCACGCCCAGTGGTAGATGCATTACAGCAAATTCCTGAACGGCGGCGCTTTATGAAGGGATTATTCGCTTGGGTAGGATTTAAGACGGCAACAATTCATTATAATCGTCCACCGCGCCATGCAGGCAAAACCTCATGGAACTATTGGAAATTATGGAATTTTGCCCTGGAGGGCATTACTTCTTTTAGTCAAATGCCCCTACAATTTGCCTCTTATTTAGGCATAATCGTTGCTTTGACAAGTATACTTTATGGAATCTTTTTCCTTATTCGCACCCTGCTGTATGGCAACCCTATTCCAGGTTACCCATCGCTAATGGTGAGTGTTTTATTTTTGGGTGGCGTGCAATTAATAGCATTAGGGGTGATTGGGGAGTATTTAGGCCGTGTATCTGATGAAAGCAAGCAAAGACCAATTTATATCATTCGTAAAAAATGGACTAATAGATCCGACATTTCTTAG
- a CDS encoding TRZ/ATZ family hydrolase, whose product MKTQIDSLIHARWIIPIEPFDTIWENHSLAIDQGRILALLPTTEAHAQYESKSNITLNNHAILPGLINAHAHSPMTLFRGMADDLPLMTWLNEHIWPAESRWLDEEFIRDGSQLAFLEMIRSGTTCFNENYFYSDISAEVTVAAGLRALVGSLIINVPTRQAKTVEEYLTKMDDFCQKWRHHPLITPAVHPQGPYTVHDAALLQAKAYADQHNLLMHIHMHETDAEIRQSLQEFNKRPLKRFYDLGLVSERLQCVHMTQINDEDMEILHQTHPQVVTCPESNLKLVSGFCPVKKLLDAGINVAIGTDGAASNNDLDMFGEMRSASLLGKIVAQNPTAVNAQETLRMATLNGAKALGLGSITGSLVPGKAADIIAIDLSHPNTQPIYNPVSQIVYAANSQQVTDVWVAGKQLYKNGEFLTLDPAAIIAKADVWKNRIANK is encoded by the coding sequence ATGAAAACCCAAATTGATTCCCTGATTCATGCCCGCTGGATCATTCCCATAGAACCCTTTGACACCATTTGGGAAAACCATTCTTTGGCAATCGATCAAGGACGTATCCTAGCATTATTACCTACAACAGAAGCTCATGCCCAATACGAAAGCAAATCCAACATAACCTTAAATAATCATGCAATATTGCCTGGCCTAATCAATGCCCATGCCCACAGCCCTATGACGCTATTTCGTGGTATGGCGGATGACCTACCATTAATGACTTGGCTAAACGAACATATCTGGCCAGCTGAAAGTCGTTGGCTGGATGAAGAGTTCATCCGCGATGGCTCGCAATTGGCATTTTTAGAAATGATCCGCAGCGGCACTACCTGTTTTAATGAAAATTACTTCTATAGTGATATTAGCGCCGAGGTCACAGTTGCTGCTGGCTTACGTGCTTTAGTAGGCTCTTTAATTATTAATGTCCCAACACGACAGGCGAAAACTGTAGAAGAATATCTAACTAAAATGGATGATTTTTGCCAAAAATGGCGCCATCATCCCTTGATTACACCCGCTGTTCATCCCCAAGGACCCTACACTGTTCACGATGCGGCGCTGTTACAAGCTAAAGCTTATGCCGATCAGCATAATTTACTAATGCATATTCATATGCATGAAACTGACGCCGAAATTCGACAAAGTTTGCAAGAATTTAATAAACGTCCGTTGAAACGTTTTTACGATTTGGGTTTAGTTTCTGAGCGACTACAATGCGTGCATATGACACAGATCAATGATGAAGATATGGAGATTCTGCACCAAACGCATCCCCAAGTCGTTACCTGCCCAGAATCTAATTTAAAGCTAGTCAGCGGATTTTGCCCAGTCAAAAAACTACTGGATGCCGGTATTAATGTAGCTATAGGCACAGATGGCGCTGCCAGCAATAATGATCTTGATATGTTTGGTGAGATGCGCAGTGCTTCGCTGTTAGGTAAAATTGTCGCCCAAAACCCAACTGCGGTCAATGCACAGGAAACATTGCGCATGGCTACGTTAAATGGTGCTAAGGCTTTAGGGTTAGGCTCAATCACCGGCTCATTAGTTCCTGGAAAAGCCGCCGATATCATCGCTATTGATTTGTCACACCCCAATACACAACCCATTTACAATCCAGTATCGCAGATCGTTTATGCAGCGAATAGCCAACAGGTGACGGATGTTTGGGTTGCCGGCAAGCAATTGTATAAAAATGGAGAATTTTTGACCTTGGATCCAGCGGCAATTATTGCGAAAGCGGATGTTTGGAAGAACCGCATAGCAAATAAGTAG